The following are encoded together in the Cyanobacterium aponinum PCC 10605 genome:
- a CDS encoding DUF4340 domain-containing protein, with amino-acid sequence MNLNRNTIILFITAFSLMGLVFLTEIRKDGFNISPVGKQEDNIPSIFPFKTEEIQALEIQIDDQFIAFEKTGNEPLSWMMKQPENTKASDAAIAFLLNLFPSANKKIELLATDEQRKEYGINNNSPTITITLKNSDRYQMILGKSNFDDTQIYAEVIFPEKEKIKPQIYLVSKSFQYALERNFDEWLEKGN; translated from the coding sequence ATGAACTTAAACCGCAATACAATAATTTTATTTATCACTGCATTTAGTTTAATGGGATTGGTGTTTTTAACCGAAATTAGGAAAGACGGTTTTAATATTTCTCCCGTCGGTAAACAAGAGGATAATATTCCGTCTATTTTTCCTTTTAAGACTGAGGAAATACAAGCCTTAGAGATTCAAATAGATGATCAGTTTATAGCTTTTGAAAAAACTGGTAATGAGCCACTATCTTGGATGATGAAACAACCAGAAAACACCAAGGCGAGTGATGCTGCGATCGCATTTTTACTGAATCTTTTTCCCAGTGCCAACAAAAAAATAGAATTATTAGCAACAGATGAGCAAAGAAAAGAATATGGCATTAACAACAACTCTCCCACTATCACTATAACCCTAAAAAACAGCGATCGCTATCAGATGATATTAGGTAAGTCTAACTTTGATGATACTCAAATTTATGCAGAGGTAATTTTTCCAGAAAAAGAAAAGATAAAACCGCAGATTTATTTAGTTTCTAAAAGTTTTCAATATGCTTTGGAAAGAAACTTTGATGAGTGGCTAGAGAAAGGAAATTAA
- the dnaJ gene encoding molecular chaperone DnaJ, protein MAGDYYEILGVSRNASKDEIKSAYRKMARKYHPDVNQDPGAEERFKEISRAYEVLSDPETKARYDRFGEAGVGGAGSGGVGFDPTDMGGFADIFETFFGGGFGGGTSTQTRRRGPTRGDDLRLDLRLKFREAVFGGEKEIKIPHLETCSSCNGSGAKKGSSAKTCGTCGGTGQVRRATRTPFGSFAQVSTCPTCNGEGQIIEEKCDSCGGQGRKQVNKKLKITIPAGVDNGTRLRVSSEGDAGTRGGPAGDLYVYLTVESDSHFRREGINILSEISISYLQAILGCKIKVPTIDGDFEVQIPAGLQPNTVLTLEDKGVPKLGNSVSRGDHLLTVKVDIPTKISGEERDLLEKLAQIKGEHTSKKGFEGFLESIFHK, encoded by the coding sequence ATGGCAGGTGACTATTACGAAATACTAGGTGTTTCTCGGAATGCAAGTAAAGATGAAATCAAATCCGCCTATCGCAAAATGGCGCGCAAATATCATCCAGATGTTAACCAAGATCCGGGGGCAGAAGAACGTTTTAAAGAAATTAGCCGTGCCTATGAGGTATTATCAGATCCTGAAACTAAGGCTCGATACGATCGCTTCGGAGAGGCAGGAGTTGGTGGTGCCGGAAGTGGCGGCGTAGGTTTTGATCCCACTGATATGGGCGGTTTTGCCGATATTTTTGAAACTTTTTTTGGTGGTGGTTTTGGCGGGGGTACAAGTACCCAAACCCGTAGGCGCGGACCGACAAGAGGAGATGACTTACGGCTTGACTTACGCTTGAAATTTAGAGAAGCGGTTTTCGGTGGTGAAAAAGAGATCAAAATTCCCCATTTAGAAACCTGTAGTAGTTGCAATGGTTCTGGGGCGAAAAAGGGTAGTAGTGCAAAAACCTGTGGAACTTGTGGCGGCACTGGTCAAGTACGTAGGGCTACTCGTACTCCCTTTGGTAGTTTTGCTCAAGTGTCAACTTGTCCTACTTGTAATGGTGAAGGACAAATCATTGAGGAGAAATGCGATTCCTGTGGTGGTCAAGGAAGAAAACAGGTTAACAAAAAATTAAAAATTACTATTCCGGCGGGGGTTGATAATGGTACTCGTTTGCGAGTGAGTTCTGAAGGGGATGCCGGCACTCGTGGAGGTCCTGCGGGAGATTTATATGTTTATTTGACGGTGGAATCTGACTCTCATTTCCGTCGTGAGGGTATTAACATCTTATCTGAGATTAGTATTAGTTATTTACAAGCAATTTTGGGTTGTAAGATAAAAGTGCCTACTATTGATGGCGATTTTGAGGTGCAAATTCCTGCTGGTTTACAACCAAATACTGTTTTGACTTTAGAGGATAAAGGTGTACCAAAATTAGGTAATTCTGTCAGTCGTGGGGATCATTTATTAACGGTAAAAGTTGACATTCCTACTAAAATTAGTGGTGAGGAAAGAGACTTGCTGGAAAAATTAGCTCAAATTAAGGGTGAACATACTTCGAAGAAAGGTTTTGAGGGTTTCCTTGAAAGTATTTTTCATAAATAG
- a CDS encoding MBL fold metallo-hydrolase has product MISSLKITILVENTAGGRGLLGEHGLSFLIEADNSRILFDTGQGMTLIHNGDILGVSLNNLDAIALSHGHYDHSGGLVHLLPLCKNTDLYLHPNALMPKYSPRGDIGFSLDEETLSRSFQCVIKTEKPTEIAKDIYITGSIPRNHPLEETGGLFWHDQNHHEVDPILDDQALYLDTYKGLFVILGCAHAGVINTLDYISQITNKKEIYGVIGGMHLLRASQERLMTTVETLKKYNIQLLGANHCTGIDAISFLWHELKSIDCRDCRVGTILEIESMGK; this is encoded by the coding sequence ATGATTTCGTCGTTGAAAATAACGATTTTAGTGGAAAATACCGCAGGGGGGCGAGGTTTATTGGGTGAACATGGTCTTTCTTTTCTGATAGAGGCGGATAACTCTCGAATTCTTTTTGATACTGGTCAAGGGATGACTTTAATTCACAATGGAGATATATTAGGAGTTTCTCTGAATAATTTAGATGCGATCGCACTTAGTCATGGACATTATGATCATAGCGGAGGGTTAGTTCATTTATTACCTTTGTGCAAAAATACTGACTTATATCTTCATCCTAATGCCTTGATGCCCAAATATAGCCCTAGAGGTGATATTGGCTTCAGCCTAGACGAAGAAACTTTGAGCAGAAGTTTTCAGTGTGTGATTAAAACAGAAAAACCTACCGAAATTGCAAAAGATATTTACATCACAGGTAGTATCCCCCGAAATCATCCCCTAGAAGAAACAGGAGGCTTATTTTGGCACGATCAAAATCATCATGAGGTTGACCCCATTCTCGATGATCAAGCCCTTTATTTAGACACATACAAGGGTTTATTTGTGATTTTAGGGTGCGCTCATGCAGGAGTTATCAACACTTTAGATTATATTAGTCAAATTACTAATAAGAAAGAGATTTATGGTGTGATAGGAGGAATGCACCTCTTACGAGCAAGTCAAGAAAGATTAATGACAACGGTAGAAACCCTCAAAAAATATAATATACAATTATTAGGAGCAAATCACTGTACAGGTATAGATGCGATTTCGTTTTTGTGGCATGAATTAAAATCCATTGATTGTAGAGATTGTCGAGTCGGGACTATTTTGGAGATTGAATCTATGGGGAAATAG
- a CDS encoding uracil-DNA glycosylase family protein — MQPIENLIDQIQKEAQREEFPIDIPVYKNCEKDPTKPILYYGNLKSNICFFGRDLGRDEVKAGQPLIGAAGQLVRQGFYKAIYQEELINEEKLASIKERLILTNTVPYKPPENKAYAMKVKKRFRPFIEQLLVIYWQGTQIITLGTEAFKWFEYYSNKDKFNAFWSKGDSRYESSLNVTISTMGDKGKTYQKNVTIYPLPHPSPLNQKYYNRFPSMLENTLSRLAF; from the coding sequence ATGCAACCCATTGAAAATTTAATAGATCAAATTCAAAAAGAAGCTCAAAGAGAAGAATTTCCCATAGATATTCCTGTATATAAAAATTGTGAAAAAGATCCCACTAAGCCAATTTTATACTATGGCAATTTAAAGAGTAATATTTGTTTTTTCGGTAGAGACTTAGGTAGGGATGAAGTCAAAGCAGGACAACCTTTGATTGGAGCGGCGGGGCAATTGGTGAGACAGGGTTTTTATAAGGCTATTTACCAAGAAGAATTAATAAACGAAGAAAAATTAGCATCTATAAAAGAACGTTTAATCTTGACCAATACAGTCCCCTATAAACCTCCAGAAAACAAAGCCTATGCGATGAAAGTAAAAAAAAGATTTAGACCTTTTATTGAGCAGTTATTAGTTATTTATTGGCAAGGAACACAAATAATTACTTTAGGTACAGAAGCATTCAAGTGGTTTGAATATTATAGTAATAAAGACAAATTTAATGCCTTTTGGTCAAAAGGTGATTCTCGTTATGAAAGTAGCTTAAATGTTACCATTTCTACCATGGGAGATAAGGGAAAAACCTATCAGAAAAATGTTACTATTTATCCTCTACCTCATCCTTCCCCATTAAATCAAAAATACTATAATCGTTTTCCTTCAATGTTAGAAAATACATTGTCCCGATTAGCGTTTTAA
- the purS gene encoding phosphoribosylformylglycinamidine synthase subunit PurS, which produces MSQKFNSRVYVTLRPSVLDTAGTAVESGLHQLGYQGVENVRIGKYIELSITAANKEEADQQLHAMCDQLLANPVIENYCFELIPVEE; this is translated from the coding sequence ATGAGTCAAAAATTCAATTCCCGTGTTTATGTCACCCTCAGACCATCTGTATTAGATACTGCTGGTACGGCAGTGGAGTCTGGATTACATCAATTAGGTTATCAGGGGGTAGAAAATGTGCGTATTGGGAAATATATAGAATTGAGTATTACTGCCGCCAATAAAGAAGAAGCGGATCAACAATTACACGCTATGTGTGACCAACTCTTAGCTAATCCAGTTATTGAAAACTATTGTTTCGAGTTAATCCCCGTCGAAGAATAA
- a CDS encoding zinc ribbon domain-containing protein — protein sequence MWNRIRDFIRVFFAKSRKIEDEPINKVSLIVIIIIDLFILGNVFYGLDDISRWPLSPTQAYPCYQSWQNYQEDSSSPDNYQFIRDFIGENQNSLSFNSVEENHLGKMSPLCLQYESLTQALNSNTNQNIVRRIDEKNTQIRLLEDKNKQIRQQYDSTLLEEIAGQPRELSINEIEAKTAKEELTNNQSNINLLTGEIKTLKGELLNKNESVALLNFVNSQDKFSQIKSSWERANFWYPTIQLLWQMVFLVPLIIISSLVHKWSDNKGYGLVSLMSWHLLVIFFIPLLIKLFEFLQIGFIFESLFNIVTILFGGLLFLVSYLYIFIIPLVGFLLINFFQKFVFNPYTQASKRVEKSRCLRCGKKINHDTAYCPHCGFYQYQECSNCHNLTYKYLSYCYHCGTKQNN from the coding sequence ATGTGGAATAGAATTCGTGACTTTATCAGGGTATTTTTTGCAAAATCGAGAAAAATTGAAGACGAACCTATAAATAAAGTTAGTTTGATTGTAATTATTATCATCGATTTATTTATACTAGGTAACGTTTTCTATGGTTTAGATGATATTAGTCGCTGGCCTTTATCTCCTACTCAGGCTTATCCTTGTTATCAATCTTGGCAAAATTATCAAGAAGACTCTTCTTCCCCAGACAACTATCAATTCATTCGGGATTTTATTGGTGAAAATCAAAACTCATTATCTTTTAACTCTGTAGAAGAAAATCATCTGGGAAAAATGTCCCCCCTATGTTTACAGTATGAAAGTTTAACTCAGGCTTTAAATAGTAACACCAATCAGAATATTGTCAGAAGAATTGATGAAAAAAATACTCAAATTAGACTATTAGAAGATAAAAATAAACAAATTCGTCAACAATACGATTCTACGTTGCTCGAAGAAATTGCAGGGCAACCGAGAGAATTATCTATCAATGAAATTGAGGCAAAAACAGCCAAAGAAGAATTAACTAATAATCAAAGTAATATTAATTTATTAACTGGAGAAATTAAAACACTTAAGGGGGAGTTATTAAATAAAAATGAGTCTGTTGCTTTGCTAAATTTTGTTAATTCTCAGGATAAATTTAGTCAAATTAAGAGTAGTTGGGAAAGAGCTAATTTTTGGTATCCAACAATTCAATTATTGTGGCAAATGGTATTTTTAGTACCTTTAATTATTATTAGTTCGCTAGTGCATAAATGGTCAGATAACAAGGGTTACGGTTTAGTATCCCTAATGAGTTGGCATTTGTTGGTTATCTTTTTTATTCCCTTACTGATTAAATTATTTGAGTTTTTACAGATTGGATTTATTTTTGAGTCGTTATTCAATATTGTTACAATTCTTTTCGGGGGTTTACTATTTTTAGTCTCTTATTTATATATATTTATTATTCCCTTAGTGGGCTTTTTATTAATTAATTTTTTTCAAAAGTTTGTTTTTAATCCTTATACTCAAGCTAGTAAAAGAGTGGAAAAATCAAGGTGTTTGAGATGTGGTAAAAAAATTAATCATGACACTGCCTATTGTCCTCATTGTGGTTTTTATCAATATCAAGAATGTAGTAATTGTCATAATTTAACTTATAAATATTTATCTTATTGCTATCATTGTGGTACTAAGCAAAATAACTAA
- the nblS gene encoding two-component system sensor histidine kinase NblS, which produces MQVFKEIIARWWSEFTLQTKLMAIATLVVSLFMSSITFWAVNSIQQDAQMNDTRFGRDLGLLLASNVAPLLAEEDLTQVARFSGRFFHSTSSVRYIIYSNKEGEIIFGIPFSQQEVKNSFTLQRKLQLPEEYNPEVNIPVVRQHLTPDGKVTDVFVPISSNNEYLGVLAIGINPNPTVVASSNLTRDVTIAVFISIWAMVILGGVFNALTITQPIKELLMGVKNIAAGNFKQRIDLPLGGELGELILSFNDMAERLEKYEEQNIEELTAEKAKLETLVATIADGAILLDSQLKLVLVNPTARKMFGWEETHILGENLLEYLPQEVTQQLQQPLENISHGEHPEEENNNNSILPTRGEFTVTITKPQHHTFRILLTQVLDQNRENIKGIVMTVQDITREVELNEAKSQFISNVSHELRTPLFNIKSFIETLFEYGDDLTESEKLEFLQTANHETDRLTRLVNDVLDLSRLESSRSYQFNSLDLAQPIEQTLRTYQLNAKDKNIELVQEVEPDLPSIWGHYDLLLQVFTNLVGNALKFTPEGGKVTVRAYGVKGDPENSNDITHVRVEVADTGIGIAPEDQEAIFDRFFRVENRVHTLEGTGLGLSIVKNITEKHNSRIHLISEVGVGTTFWFDLLIYQPETKLNNHQEELKTLTN; this is translated from the coding sequence GTGCAAGTTTTTAAGGAAATTATCGCCCGTTGGTGGTCAGAATTTACATTACAAACTAAATTAATGGCGATCGCTACTTTAGTAGTATCTTTGTTTATGAGTAGTATAACTTTTTGGGCAGTCAACTCCATTCAACAAGATGCTCAAATGAATGACACTCGTTTTGGCAGAGATTTAGGATTGCTTTTAGCCAGTAATGTCGCCCCCTTATTAGCGGAAGAAGACTTAACCCAAGTCGCCAGATTTTCAGGGAGATTTTTTCACAGCACTTCCAGCGTTCGTTATATCATCTACAGTAATAAAGAAGGGGAAATAATTTTCGGCATACCTTTTTCTCAACAAGAAGTAAAAAACTCATTTACCCTCCAACGCAAACTACAATTACCAGAAGAATATAACCCAGAAGTAAATATCCCCGTTGTTAGACAACATCTCACCCCTGATGGAAAAGTGACTGATGTTTTCGTACCCATTTCCAGCAACAATGAATATTTAGGGGTTTTGGCCATTGGAATTAATCCGAATCCCACCGTTGTAGCGTCTTCCAACTTAACCAGAGATGTTACTATTGCAGTATTTATCTCCATTTGGGCAATGGTAATTTTAGGAGGAGTATTCAATGCCCTAACCATCACCCAACCCATAAAAGAATTACTTATGGGGGTGAAAAACATCGCCGCAGGAAACTTTAAACAGAGAATTGACTTACCCCTCGGAGGAGAATTAGGGGAATTAATCCTTAGCTTTAACGATATGGCGGAGAGACTAGAAAAATATGAAGAACAAAACATCGAAGAATTAACCGCCGAAAAGGCTAAATTAGAAACTCTTGTGGCAACTATTGCCGATGGTGCAATTTTACTCGACTCACAGTTAAAACTTGTATTAGTCAATCCTACCGCTAGAAAAATGTTTGGTTGGGAAGAAACCCACATTCTGGGAGAAAATCTTTTAGAATATCTCCCCCAAGAAGTTACTCAACAACTGCAACAACCCCTAGAAAACATTTCCCATGGAGAGCATCCCGAAGAAGAAAACAATAACAATAGTATCCTGCCCACTAGGGGAGAATTTACGGTTACGATTACCAAACCTCAACATCACACTTTTCGCATTCTCTTAACTCAAGTATTAGACCAAAATAGGGAAAATATTAAGGGTATAGTCATGACAGTACAAGACATTACCAGAGAAGTGGAATTAAATGAAGCAAAAAGCCAATTTATTAGTAATGTATCCCACGAATTGAGAACTCCCTTATTCAATATCAAATCTTTCATTGAAACTCTTTTTGAATACGGAGATGATTTAACAGAAAGCGAAAAACTGGAATTTTTACAAACTGCCAATCACGAAACAGACAGACTAACACGCTTAGTTAATGATGTTTTAGACCTATCACGCCTTGAATCTTCCCGTAGCTATCAATTCAATTCTCTTGATTTAGCTCAACCCATAGAACAAACCTTAAGAACATATCAACTCAATGCCAAAGATAAAAATATTGAACTTGTTCAAGAAGTAGAGCCTGATTTACCATCTATTTGGGGACATTACGATCTTTTATTACAAGTATTTACCAATTTGGTGGGCAATGCCCTTAAGTTTACCCCAGAAGGTGGAAAAGTCACAGTGAGGGCTTACGGAGTTAAAGGAGACCCAGAAAATAGTAATGATATAACTCATGTTAGGGTTGAAGTCGCAGATACAGGCATTGGTATTGCACCTGAAGATCAAGAGGCAATATTCGATCGCTTCTTTCGAGTAGAAAACAGGGTTCACACTTTAGAAGGGACAGGTTTAGGCTTATCCATCGTCAAAAATATCACGGAAAAACATAATAGTCGTATTCATCTAATCAGTGAAGTGGGAGTGGGTACAACTT
- the sodX gene encoding nickel-type superoxide dismutase maturation protease codes for MQSEIPHCSFIDFLLLVTRRRRRFRVTGLSMLPLLSPEEEIIIDPYYYRNISPQVNDIVIVEHPLQSQLKIVKRINQIIGDKYFIIGDNQHFSTDSRHFGLISQSLIVGKVIARFP; via the coding sequence ATGCAGTCAGAAATACCTCATTGCAGTTTTATTGATTTCTTACTGCTAGTGACTAGGAGGAGGCGTAGATTTAGGGTGACAGGTCTATCTATGCTTCCTTTACTTTCTCCCGAAGAGGAAATTATTATTGATCCTTACTATTACCGTAATATTTCTCCTCAAGTTAATGATATTGTTATAGTTGAGCATCCTTTACAATCTCAACTCAAAATAGTTAAAAGAATAAATCAAATTATTGGGGATAAATACTTTATTATTGGTGATAATCAACATTTTAGTACTGATAGCAGACACTTTGGCTTAATTAGTCAGAGTTTGATAGTTGGTAAAGTAATCGCTCGATTTCCTTAA
- a CDS encoding sulfurtransferase TusA family protein, producing MAQLLDLRGTPCPINFIRSKLQLEKMSQGDVLEIHLDGGEPIEQVPNSLSMEGYSIEAIEDKGEYFVLSVRA from the coding sequence ATGGCTCAGTTATTAGATTTACGTGGCACTCCTTGCCCCATTAATTTTATTCGCAGTAAACTACAGTTAGAAAAAATGTCTCAGGGTGATGTTTTAGAAATTCATCTTGATGGTGGTGAACCTATTGAGCAAGTTCCTAATAGTTTATCCATGGAAGGTTATAGTATTGAAGCCATTGAAGACAAGGGAGAATATTTCGTTTTATCTGTTCGTGCCTAA
- a CDS encoding phospholipase D-like domain-containing protein, with the protein MLKIISFPLGIIFGLIILGGCHNSPPKLPPLAQEESIQVYFNHNQAKGKEYEEPYRKIKRFGDDLETVLIEQINSANQTIDIAIQELNLARLARAIVEKKKQGVKIRIVTENNYNKPLNQLPNNHGLAILKRANIPIIDDTEDGSKGSGLMHHKFVIIDQKKVVTGSANFTLSGIHGDFDNQETRGNTNHLIVFNSQEMAKIFTQEFNYLWGDGVGKKKDSLFGLNKPERRTKIVNIGSSSIVVKFSPNSRSTLWENSSNGIIARELAKANSSIDLALFVFSDQEIANTLEKESLSGVKIRVLIDPNFAYQYYSEGLDLLGVAIPRKCVYENDNNPWQQPLKTVGIPALPLGDKLHHKFAIIDRYIVITGSHNWSNSANHINDETLLVIYNPLIAQHFQREFDYLYHDAILGVSSELKKEIDQENSKCGLSN; encoded by the coding sequence ATGCTTAAAATAATTAGTTTTCCCCTAGGGATAATTTTTGGCTTAATAATATTGGGTGGTTGTCATAATTCTCCACCTAAATTGCCACCTTTAGCTCAAGAGGAAAGCATTCAAGTTTATTTTAATCACAATCAAGCTAAAGGGAAAGAATACGAAGAACCCTATCGTAAAATTAAAAGATTTGGCGATGATTTAGAAACAGTTTTAATTGAGCAAATTAACAGTGCAAATCAAACTATTGATATAGCAATTCAAGAATTAAATTTAGCACGATTAGCAAGGGCGATTGTAGAGAAAAAAAAGCAGGGTGTAAAAATAAGAATTGTCACGGAAAATAATTATAATAAACCTTTAAATCAGTTGCCTAATAATCATGGTTTAGCAATTTTGAAAAGAGCTAATATACCTATCATTGACGATACGGAAGATGGGAGTAAGGGTAGCGGTTTAATGCACCATAAATTTGTTATTATTGATCAGAAAAAAGTTGTAACCGGATCAGCAAATTTTACTCTTAGTGGTATTCATGGAGATTTTGATAATCAAGAAACAAGGGGAAATACAAATCATTTAATTGTATTTAATAGTCAAGAAATGGCTAAAATTTTTACTCAAGAATTTAACTACTTATGGGGTGATGGAGTCGGAAAAAAGAAAGATAGCTTATTTGGTTTAAATAAACCAGAAAGACGCACAAAAATAGTAAATATCGGTAGTAGTTCTATTGTGGTAAAATTTTCTCCTAATAGTCGATCAACTCTTTGGGAAAATAGTAGTAATGGTATTATTGCTAGGGAATTGGCAAAGGCGAATAGCTCCATCGATTTAGCGTTATTTGTTTTCAGTGATCAAGAAATAGCAAATACCCTTGAAAAAGAATCATTATCGGGGGTTAAAATAAGGGTTTTAATCGATCCTAATTTTGCTTATCAATATTATAGTGAAGGGCTTGATTTATTAGGTGTTGCAATACCAAGAAAATGTGTTTATGAGAATGATAATAATCCTTGGCAACAACCCCTAAAGACTGTTGGCATTCCAGCTCTACCATTAGGAGATAAATTACACCATAAATTTGCTATAATCGACCGTTACATAGTTATTACAGGTTCTCATAATTGGTCTAATTCTGCCAATCATATTAATGATGAAACTTTATTAGTTATTTATAATCCTCTAATCGCTCAACATTTTCAAAGAGAATTTGATTATCTTTATCACGATGCAATATTAGGAGTTTCTTCGGAGTTAAAAAAGGAAATTGATCAAGAAAATTCAAAATGTGGGCTATCGAATTAA
- the purQ gene encoding phosphoribosylformylglycinamidine synthase subunit PurQ, whose product MKFGVIVFPGSNCDRDVAMVTEGILNQPTRMVWHQETDIDDLDVVIIPGGFSYGDYLRCGAVARFSPVMKSVIQHAEAGKYVLGICNGFQVLTESGLLPGALIRNRDLHFICDQVPVRVEHNNSVWTKNYQSSQVVCFPIAHGEGNYYADDDTLKELEDNGQILFRYASEKGEINSESNPNGSCKNIAGITNKKGNVLGMMPHPERASDSALGFVDGKDLFTSLLG is encoded by the coding sequence ATGAAATTTGGTGTAATAGTGTTCCCCGGTTCCAACTGCGATCGCGATGTTGCCATGGTAACAGAAGGAATTTTAAATCAACCTACCCGTATGGTATGGCATCAAGAAACAGATATTGATGATTTAGATGTAGTCATAATTCCGGGAGGATTTAGTTACGGAGATTATCTTCGTTGTGGTGCGGTAGCCCGTTTTTCTCCAGTGATGAAAAGTGTAATTCAACACGCAGAAGCAGGAAAATATGTCTTAGGAATTTGCAACGGTTTCCAAGTTTTAACCGAATCAGGCTTATTACCCGGGGCGTTAATCCGTAACCGAGATTTACACTTTATTTGTGATCAAGTTCCCGTAAGAGTAGAACATAATAACTCTGTGTGGACAAAAAATTATCAATCATCTCAAGTAGTTTGTTTTCCCATTGCCCACGGGGAAGGGAACTATTATGCTGATGATGATACCCTCAAAGAATTGGAAGATAACGGACAAATATTATTTCGCTATGCCAGTGAAAAAGGAGAAATAAACTCCGAATCTAATCCTAACGGATCATGTAAAAATATTGCAGGAATTACTAACAAAAAAGGTAACGTTTTAGGTATGATGCCCCATCCTGAAAGAGCAAGTGATTCCGCCTTAGGCTTTGTGGATGGTAAAGACTTATTTACAAGTTTATTAGGTTAA
- the sodN gene encoding superoxide dismutase, Ni has translation MMKLSQAIAQQIKNWFPAQTVSAHCDGPCGVYDPASARITAEAVLSMTKKILALDAPAPGASPAEVVAYNNTLSRYIAIKEEQAQKTKEDLLILWTDYFKPVHLEKYPDLHDTFWKAAKLCSACKVEVSLQHAEELMAAVEKIHNMFWASKERDVTFYKAS, from the coding sequence ATGATGAAGTTATCTCAAGCTATTGCTCAACAAATCAAGAATTGGTTTCCTGCACAAACCGTCTCTGCTCATTGTGATGGTCCTTGTGGAGTTTATGATCCCGCTTCCGCTAGAATCACCGCCGAAGCTGTACTTTCCATGACCAAAAAAATTCTTGCCTTAGATGCACCTGCACCTGGTGCTAGTCCTGCAGAGGTTGTAGCATATAACAATACTCTTTCTCGCTATATCGCTATTAAAGAGGAACAGGCACAGAAAACCAAAGAAGATTTATTAATTTTGTGGACTGATTACTTTAAACCTGTGCATTTAGAAAAATATCCTGACTTACACGATACTTTCTGGAAAGCAGCTAAATTATGTTCTGCTTGTAAAGTAGAAGTTAGTCTCCAACACGCTGAAGAATTAATGGCGGCAGTGGAAAAAATCCATAATATGTTCTGGGCTTCTAAAGAGCGTGATGTGACTTTCTACAAAGCTAGTTAA
- a CDS encoding ExbD/TolR family protein, whose protein sequence is MSVPTQNTESTPNNVVTKSQKSPAKPFKLWQDIQSHQEVRIEIVPMIDVIFCILTFFILAAVGFSRQQAISLNLPKAVTGTPQMREILVVSLDNQGQLYLEKQPVSQVQLYSAIKNYHSLNPTGLMVLHASQDVRYSEVIEVLDMLKEVGGDRVALATLAGKSNAPTQTVDPYSGFNPYYPSPNPSNPTAPPMPSQPPSPSAPPSPEGFNN, encoded by the coding sequence ATGTCTGTCCCCACTCAAAACACGGAATCAACTCCAAATAACGTTGTAACAAAATCACAAAAATCTCCTGCTAAACCTTTCAAATTATGGCAGGATATTCAGAGTCATCAAGAGGTAAGAATTGAGATTGTACCTATGATTGACGTTATTTTTTGTATTTTGACATTTTTCATTTTGGCGGCGGTGGGTTTTTCTCGTCAACAAGCGATTAGTCTGAATCTGCCTAAAGCGGTTACAGGTACTCCTCAAATGCGAGAAATTTTAGTGGTGAGTTTAGATAATCAAGGTCAGCTTTATTTGGAAAAACAACCTGTTAGTCAGGTACAGTTGTACAGTGCTATTAAAAATTATCATAGTCTTAACCCCACGGGTTTAATGGTTCTTCATGCCTCCCAAGATGTCCGTTATAGTGAAGTAATTGAAGTGCTAGATATGTTAAAAGAAGTAGGAGGCGATCGCGTTGCTCTAGCTACCCTAGCCGGTAAGTCTAATGCCCCAACTCAAACCGTTGATCCTTATTCTGGTTTTAATCCTTACTATCCCAGTCCTAACCCTAGCAATCCCACAGCCCCCCCAATGCCTTCTCAACCTCCTTCTCCTTCCGCACCTCCCTCTCCCGAAGGTTTTAACAACTAA